The Thermoflexus sp. genome includes the window GCAGGTTGTAGGGATGCGAGATCATAGTCACGACGTGGCCGCCGAGCAGCTCTTCCAGACGCTGGAGCCGGCGGATGTCCTTATCCAGCACGTAGACGCTGGCCCCCATGCCAGCGAAAGCCCGTGCGGCGTTCGATCCAACGACTCCCGCTCCCAGGATCACCACTTCAGCGGGGGGGATGCCTGGGGCACCGCCCAGCAGGATCCCTTTGCCGCCGCGGTCGTTCTGAAGGAGCGTCGCGGCGACATGGGCGGCCATCCGTCCGGCGATCGTGCTGATCGGGGCGAGGATCGGAAGGCTTCCGTCATCGGCCTGCACGGTTTCGTAAGCGATGGCGGTGACCCGCCGCTGGAGGAGGAGGTCGATCTTATCTCGACGGGCAGCCGCCAGGTGAAGGAAACCCATCAGGGCCTGCCCCTCGCGGAGCCATTCGAACTCCTCCGGAGTCGGCCGGGCCACCTTGACCACCAGATCTGCCCGTCCGTAGACCTCCAGGCCGGAATATACAATCTGAGCCCCTGCATGGCGATAGTCCTCATCGGTGAAACCCGCGCCAAGGCCGGCCCCGCTCTCCACCCATACGGTGTGGCCGGCCTGAACCAGCATCTCCACCCCCGCAGGGGTGAGGCTCACCCGATATTCCTCTGTCCGACGCTCCTTCGGGATCCCAATGTGCATGCGAACCTCCGCGATCTCCGGTCTATTCCGCTGGCGAATCAATGTCGCAAAACAGGTCTCGGGGAAAGCGCAGTCCCTCTCCGTTGCTCTGGAAGATTAGGGAGGAAAGCCAGCCGTGCAATGCGCAATTTCTATCATATAATTGAGAACGGATTCGTGCTCCGGAGGCCCAGATGTCGATCGCATCCAAGGATCTGCCTGTCCTCCTGAAACTGCTGGAACAGCATCCAGAGTGGCGGGAAGCGCTGCGAGCTCTTCTGTTTTCCGAAGAGCTGCTGCAAATGCCTCAGGAGTTTGAG containing:
- the ald gene encoding alanine dehydrogenase, which codes for MHIGIPKERRTEEYRVSLTPAGVEMLVQAGHTVWVESGAGLGAGFTDEDYRHAGAQIVYSGLEVYGRADLVVKVARPTPEEFEWLREGQALMGFLHLAAARRDKIDLLLQRRVTAIAYETVQADDGSLPILAPISTIAGRMAAHVAATLLQNDRGGKGILLGGAPGIPPAEVVILGAGVVGSNAARAFAGMGASVYVLDKDIRRLQRLEELLGGHVVTMISHPYNLRKVVRFADVLIGAVLVPGARAPILITREMVRTMKPRALIMDISIDQGGCVETSRPTTHRDPIFVEEEVIHYAVPNMTGVLGRTATHALTNALWPFLEEIARLGLEEALARNPALARGVNTREGRVVHPELARVLELEASVRH